A genomic stretch from Theropithecus gelada isolate Dixy chromosome 2, Tgel_1.0, whole genome shotgun sequence includes:
- the IL17RB gene encoding interleukin-17 receptor B isoform X1 → MSLVLLTLAALCRSAVPREPTVQCGSETGPSPEWMLQHDLTPGDLRDLRVEPVKTSVATGDYSILMNVSWVLRADASIRLLKATKICVTGKSNFQSYSCVRCNYTEAFQTQTRPSGGKWTFSYIGFPVELNTVYFIGAHNIPNANMNEDGPSMSVNFTSPGCLDHIMKYKKKCVKAGSLWDPNITACKKNEETVEVNFTTSPLGNRYMALIQHSTIIGFSQVSEPHQNKQTRASVVIPVTEESEGAMVQLTPYFPTCGSDCIRHKGTVVLCPQTGVPFPLDNNRSKRGGWLPLLLPSLLVATWVLVAGIYLMWRHERNKMTSFSTTTLLPPIKVLVVYPSEICFHHTICYFTEFLQNHCRSEVILEKWQKKKIAEMGPVQWLATQKKAADKVVFLLSNDVNSVCDGTCAKSEGSPSENSQDLFPLAFNLFCSDLRSQTHLHKYVVVYFRETDTKDNYNALSVCPKYHLMKDATAFCAELLHVKQQMSAGKRSQACHNGCCSL, encoded by the exons ATGTCGCTCGTGCTGCTGACCCTGGCCGCGCTGTGCAGGAGCGCCGTACCCCGAGAGCCG ACCGTTCAGTGTGGCTCTGAAACTG GGCCGTCTCCAGAGTGGATGCTACAACATGATCTAACCCCTGGAGACTTGAGGGACCTCCGAGTAGAACCTGTTAAAACTAGTGTTGCAACAGGGGACTATTCAATTTTGATGAATGTAAGCTGGGTACTCCGGGCAGATG CCAGCATCCGCTTGTTGAAGGCTACCAAGATTTGTGTGACGGGCaaaagcaacttccagtcctacaGCTGTGTGAGGTGCAATTACACGGAGGCCTTCCAGACTCAGACCAGACCCTCAGGTGGTAAA TGGACGTTTTCCTACATCGGCTTCCCTGTAGAGCTGAACACAGTCTATTTCATTGGGGCCCATAATATTCCTAATGCAAATATGAATGAAGATGGCCCTTCCATGTCTGTGAATTTCACCTCACCAG GCTGCCTAGACcacataatgaaatataaaaaaaagtgtGTCAAGGCCG GAAGCCTGTGGGATCCGAACATCACTGCTTGTAAGAAGAATGAGGAGACGGTAGAAGTGAACTTCACAACCAGTCCCCTGGGAAATAGATACATGGCTCTTATCCAACACAGCACCATCATCGGGTTTTCTCAGGTGTCTGAG CCACACCAGAACAAACAAACGCGAGCTTCAGTGGTGATTCCAGTGACTGAGGAAAGTGAAGGTGCTATGGTGCAG CTGACTCCGTATTTTCCTACTTGTGGCAGCGACTGCATCCGACATAAAGGAACGGTTGTGCTCTGCCCACAAACAGGCGTCCCTTTCCCTCTGGATAACA ACAGAAGCAAGCGGGGAGGCTGGCTGCCTCTCCTCCTGCCGTCTCTGCTGGTGGCCACATGGGTGCTGGTGGCAGGGATCTATCTAATGTGGAGGCACG AAAGGAACAAGATGACTTCCTTTTCTACCACCACACTACTGCCCCCCATTAAGGTTCTTGTGGTTTACCCATCTGAAATATGTTTCCATCACACAATTTGTTACTTCACTGAATTTCTTCAAAACCATTGCAGAAGTGAGGTCATCCTTGAAaagtggcagaaaaagaaaatagcagagATGGGTCCAGTGCAGTGGCTTGCCACTCAAAAGAAGGCAGCAGACAAAGttgtcttccttctttccaatGACGTCAACAGTGTTTGCGATGGTACCTGTGCCAAGAGTGAGGGCAGTCCCAGTGAGAACTCTCAAGACCTCTTCCCCCTTGCCTTTAACCTTTTCTGCAGTGATCTAAGAAGCCAGACTCATCTGCACAAATATGTGGTGGTCTACTTTAGAGAGACTGATACCAAAGACAATTATAATGCTCTCAGTGTCTGCCCCAAGTACCACCTCATGAAGGATGCCACTGCTTTCTGTGCAGAACTTCTCCACGTCAAGCAGCAGATGTCAGCAGGAAAAAGATCACAAGCCTGCCACAATGGCTGCTGCTCCTTGTAG
- the IL17RB gene encoding interleukin-17 receptor B isoform X2 — MSLVLLTLAALCRSAVPREPTVQCGSETGPSPEWMLQHDLTPGDLRDLRVEPVKTSVATGDYSILMNVSWVLRADASIRLLKATKICVTGKSNFQSYSCVRCNYTEAFQTQTRPSGGKWTFSYIGFPVELNTVYFIGAHNIPNANMNEDGPSMSVNFTSPGSLWDPNITACKKNEETVEVNFTTSPLGNRYMALIQHSTIIGFSQVSEPHQNKQTRASVVIPVTEESEGAMVQLTPYFPTCGSDCIRHKGTVVLCPQTGVPFPLDNNRSKRGGWLPLLLPSLLVATWVLVAGIYLMWRHERNKMTSFSTTTLLPPIKVLVVYPSEICFHHTICYFTEFLQNHCRSEVILEKWQKKKIAEMGPVQWLATQKKAADKVVFLLSNDVNSVCDGTCAKSEGSPSENSQDLFPLAFNLFCSDLRSQTHLHKYVVVYFRETDTKDNYNALSVCPKYHLMKDATAFCAELLHVKQQMSAGKRSQACHNGCCSL, encoded by the exons ATGTCGCTCGTGCTGCTGACCCTGGCCGCGCTGTGCAGGAGCGCCGTACCCCGAGAGCCG ACCGTTCAGTGTGGCTCTGAAACTG GGCCGTCTCCAGAGTGGATGCTACAACATGATCTAACCCCTGGAGACTTGAGGGACCTCCGAGTAGAACCTGTTAAAACTAGTGTTGCAACAGGGGACTATTCAATTTTGATGAATGTAAGCTGGGTACTCCGGGCAGATG CCAGCATCCGCTTGTTGAAGGCTACCAAGATTTGTGTGACGGGCaaaagcaacttccagtcctacaGCTGTGTGAGGTGCAATTACACGGAGGCCTTCCAGACTCAGACCAGACCCTCAGGTGGTAAA TGGACGTTTTCCTACATCGGCTTCCCTGTAGAGCTGAACACAGTCTATTTCATTGGGGCCCATAATATTCCTAATGCAAATATGAATGAAGATGGCCCTTCCATGTCTGTGAATTTCACCTCACCAG GAAGCCTGTGGGATCCGAACATCACTGCTTGTAAGAAGAATGAGGAGACGGTAGAAGTGAACTTCACAACCAGTCCCCTGGGAAATAGATACATGGCTCTTATCCAACACAGCACCATCATCGGGTTTTCTCAGGTGTCTGAG CCACACCAGAACAAACAAACGCGAGCTTCAGTGGTGATTCCAGTGACTGAGGAAAGTGAAGGTGCTATGGTGCAG CTGACTCCGTATTTTCCTACTTGTGGCAGCGACTGCATCCGACATAAAGGAACGGTTGTGCTCTGCCCACAAACAGGCGTCCCTTTCCCTCTGGATAACA ACAGAAGCAAGCGGGGAGGCTGGCTGCCTCTCCTCCTGCCGTCTCTGCTGGTGGCCACATGGGTGCTGGTGGCAGGGATCTATCTAATGTGGAGGCACG AAAGGAACAAGATGACTTCCTTTTCTACCACCACACTACTGCCCCCCATTAAGGTTCTTGTGGTTTACCCATCTGAAATATGTTTCCATCACACAATTTGTTACTTCACTGAATTTCTTCAAAACCATTGCAGAAGTGAGGTCATCCTTGAAaagtggcagaaaaagaaaatagcagagATGGGTCCAGTGCAGTGGCTTGCCACTCAAAAGAAGGCAGCAGACAAAGttgtcttccttctttccaatGACGTCAACAGTGTTTGCGATGGTACCTGTGCCAAGAGTGAGGGCAGTCCCAGTGAGAACTCTCAAGACCTCTTCCCCCTTGCCTTTAACCTTTTCTGCAGTGATCTAAGAAGCCAGACTCATCTGCACAAATATGTGGTGGTCTACTTTAGAGAGACTGATACCAAAGACAATTATAATGCTCTCAGTGTCTGCCCCAAGTACCACCTCATGAAGGATGCCACTGCTTTCTGTGCAGAACTTCTCCACGTCAAGCAGCAGATGTCAGCAGGAAAAAGATCACAAGCCTGCCACAATGGCTGCTGCTCCTTGTAG